From a region of the Latilactobacillus sakei genome:
- a CDS encoding MarR family transcriptional regulator, which translates to MVDILRPIGIIARSLDSIANIEFKKYDLTRGQYLYLVRIAENPGIIQERLIELIKVDRATVTRAIQKLSRAGLITRQADENNLKIKHLYLTPAGQAIYPEIKRENDYSNQVALQGLTTAETQVLHELLTKVSANVAADWEQVKKGQQRPY; encoded by the coding sequence TTGGTAGATATTCTTAGACCAATTGGCATTATCGCCCGTTCCTTAGATTCAATTGCTAATATCGAATTTAAAAAATATGATTTAACCCGTGGCCAGTATCTCTATCTTGTCCGTATCGCGGAAAATCCAGGGATTATTCAAGAACGCCTTATCGAATTAATCAAGGTCGACCGCGCAACTGTCACCCGTGCTATTCAAAAATTAAGCCGGGCCGGGCTCATTACCCGCCAAGCTGACGAAAACAATCTCAAAATCAAACATCTTTATTTAACCCCCGCCGGCCAAGCGATCTACCCCGAAATTAAACGGGAGAACGATTATTCCAATCAGGTAGCGCTACAAGGACTAACAACAGCGGAAACCCAAGTATTACACGAACTGTTAACCAAAGTTAGCGCCAATGTTGCCGCCGACTGGGAACAAGTCAAAAAAGGCCAACAGCGGCCCTATTAA
- a CDS encoding MerR family transcriptional regulator: MALSIGEVAQQYDLSIPTLRYYEEQGLLPFIKRSPAGRREFRQADLDCLCDIECLKKTGMQLKDIKQYIDWRTAGDETLDQRLALIQQRRQMLANEIESLQAELTKLDHKEWYYTKASEAGTEAIFTADCDTEYERAHQNK, encoded by the coding sequence ATGGCATTATCAATTGGCGAAGTCGCCCAACAATATGATTTAAGTATTCCAACACTACGATATTATGAAGAACAAGGGCTATTACCGTTTATTAAACGCAGTCCGGCTGGTCGCCGTGAATTTCGGCAGGCAGATTTGGATTGTCTATGTGATATTGAATGCTTAAAAAAAACGGGCATGCAGTTGAAAGACATTAAGCAATATATCGATTGGCGAACGGCAGGCGATGAAACATTGGACCAACGCTTGGCGCTGATTCAACAACGGCGGCAAATGTTGGCTAACGAGATTGAATCACTGCAAGCAGAATTGACGAAGCTGGATCATAAAGAATGGTATTACACAAAAGCCAGCGAAGCCGGAACCGAGGCTATTTTTACGGCAGATTGTGATACGGAATACGAACGCGCTCACCAGAATAAGTAA
- a CDS encoding multidrug ABC transporter permease has translation MQQMRVAPSKSQFSFKDFLGLIKNTKPKYWQLFLGLALGLVATGVQLAVPSYAKQLINSFSKQFNIYMLIGIVVLFILSAVISAASGSLLGFFGEDVIQKLRNNIWDKLLHLRVSYFDDVKSGEMTSRLVNDSTQIKDLLSRSFPGLVTAIFTIVGAFAIMLFMDWKMTLIMAFSVPLVMAVMLPIAKKSHAIGHTRQDELARFNGETDETLSEIRLVKSSNAEQQASQQGQTAIGSLYKIGLREAIYDSIAGPIMTAVMMGLIVGILAYGSARVAQGTMTIGAMFSFLMYLFQLMGPAATLGQFFTTLSKASGSTERIQELMQEAEEDFDHGTAVDVEGQTLNVESVDFGYDDDQTILHDLSFEAQPNTVVAFAGPSGGGKSTIFSLLERYYEPNQGTIKIGETPINDVSLADWREQIGFVSQDSAIMAGTIRDNLTYGLTGEYADAQLWAVLQLAFAEKFVREMPAGLDTEVGTRGVKVSGGQRQRLAIARAFLRDPKILMLDEATASLDSESEAMVQKALETLMEGRTTLVIAHRLSTIVDADQIYFIENGHVSGAGKHQELVANHELYREYVETQFNQD, from the coding sequence ATGCAACAAATGAGAGTCGCACCATCTAAAAGTCAATTTAGTTTCAAAGATTTTCTAGGTTTAATTAAGAATACAAAACCTAAATATTGGCAATTGTTCTTGGGTTTAGCATTAGGGCTAGTTGCAACTGGTGTTCAGTTAGCCGTTCCTAGTTACGCTAAACAATTGATCAATAGTTTTTCAAAACAATTTAATATTTACATGTTGATTGGGATTGTTGTTTTATTCATCTTGAGTGCGGTGATCAGTGCCGCTTCGGGATCGCTACTCGGCTTTTTCGGGGAAGATGTTATCCAGAAATTGCGGAATAACATCTGGGATAAATTATTGCATCTTAGAGTGAGTTACTTTGATGACGTGAAGTCGGGCGAAATGACATCACGACTAGTGAATGATTCAACTCAGATCAAAGATCTATTATCACGATCATTTCCCGGATTAGTAACAGCCATTTTCACAATTGTGGGGGCGTTCGCTATTATGCTCTTTATGGATTGGAAAATGACTTTAATCATGGCCTTTTCAGTACCATTGGTCATGGCCGTGATGTTACCGATTGCGAAGAAGTCACATGCCATTGGGCACACCCGTCAAGATGAGTTAGCTCGTTTCAATGGCGAAACGGATGAGACACTGAGCGAAATCCGCTTGGTCAAATCGTCAAATGCGGAACAACAAGCCAGCCAACAAGGGCAAACGGCTATTGGCAGCCTTTATAAGATTGGTTTACGCGAAGCCATTTATGATTCTATCGCGGGTCCGATTATGACCGCCGTCATGATGGGCTTAATCGTTGGTATTTTGGCTTATGGGTCAGCGCGAGTTGCCCAAGGCACCATGACGATTGGCGCGATGTTCTCATTTTTAATGTACTTATTCCAATTAATGGGGCCAGCCGCCACGCTAGGTCAATTCTTCACGACGCTCTCAAAAGCTAGTGGCTCGACAGAACGGATTCAAGAATTGATGCAAGAGGCCGAAGAAGATTTTGATCATGGAACGGCAGTCGATGTTGAAGGCCAAACGTTGAACGTTGAATCAGTTGATTTTGGCTATGACGATGATCAAACGATTTTGCATGATTTATCATTTGAAGCGCAACCCAATACCGTCGTTGCTTTTGCAGGCCCTTCCGGTGGTGGAAAATCGACAATCTTCAGTTTGTTAGAACGGTATTACGAACCAAATCAGGGTACAATCAAGATTGGTGAAACGCCAATTAACGATGTTTCGCTAGCCGATTGGCGTGAACAAATCGGTTTTGTCAGTCAAGATTCAGCCATTATGGCGGGGACGATTCGGGATAACTTAACTTATGGGTTGACCGGCGAATACGCAGATGCACAATTGTGGGCTGTATTGCAATTAGCTTTTGCTGAAAAATTTGTGCGTGAGATGCCTGCAGGCCTTGATACAGAAGTCGGTACTCGGGGTGTTAAAGTCTCGGGTGGTCAACGGCAACGATTGGCAATTGCGCGGGCCTTTTTACGTGATCCTAAGATTTTGATGTTGGATGAAGCGACAGCCAGTCTCGATTCAGAATCAGAGGCAATGGTTCAAAAGGCTTTAGAAACTTTGATGGAAGGTCGCACGACCCTCGTCATTGCGCACCGTTTAAGCACGATTGTCGATGCAGATCAGATTTACTTTATTGAAAACGGCCACGTTTCCGGTGCCGGTAAGCATCAAGAATTAGTCGCCAACCATGAACTCTATCGAGAATATGTAGAGACACAATTTAATCAAGACTAG
- a CDS encoding oleate hydratase, whose amino-acid sequence MIKKKAIMIGAGLSNMAAAVYLIQEGGWPGDAITFYSLDDHGSNDGAPVSETTDEYWNKNHPLENTKGYVARGGRMLNYRTYVDLMDLLGRIPSATEPNMTAEEDTRSFDAQHRTFDKARLLEGSKGILDAGHLGFNNKDRLLMTKLIMMPDSEEEKLDNVSIAEYFKDDPHMFQTNFWYMWETTFAFRTQSSAQELRRYMHQMIYEFTQIEHLVGVNRTRYNQYESIMLPLINYLKAQGCHIILNRRITDLDFKETKMTDEITVTGMTMTNTETDEVEHITVDDDTAVIFTNGSITDSATLGDYNTPAPENMDYGAAAGLWKQIASKFYNLGNPDKFFADRNASEWVSFTLTTKNHTLLNEIERITTQIPGNALNSFLSTKPITPLGQKDVNMSIVVHHQPHFTTQKPNEAVIWGYFLYPRRSGEFVDKPYIEMTGKEMLQELIGQLSKVDPGPINIREKEAEIMDSVINNIPVYMPYASALFNNRAKTDRPEVIPEHSTNLAFTGEFVEQPYQMIFTEQSAVRSGEIAAYHFAGIPMAKLVDTPRYDRDIKTLMRATKKMFE is encoded by the coding sequence ATGATTAAGAAAAAAGCAATTATGATTGGCGCTGGCCTTTCAAACATGGCCGCAGCAGTCTATTTAATTCAAGAAGGCGGTTGGCCTGGCGATGCGATTACATTCTACTCATTAGATGACCATGGTTCAAACGATGGTGCCCCAGTTTCAGAAACAACTGATGAATATTGGAATAAAAACCACCCACTCGAAAATACTAAGGGCTACGTTGCCCGTGGTGGCCGGATGCTTAACTATCGGACTTATGTCGATTTAATGGATCTTCTAGGCCGGATTCCTTCAGCAACTGAACCTAATATGACAGCTGAAGAAGATACGCGTTCATTCGATGCCCAACACCGTACATTTGACAAAGCCCGTTTATTAGAAGGTAGTAAAGGCATTTTGGATGCTGGGCACCTCGGCTTCAATAATAAGGATCGGTTATTAATGACTAAATTAATTATGATGCCTGATTCTGAAGAAGAAAAATTAGATAACGTTTCAATTGCCGAATACTTCAAAGATGATCCACATATGTTCCAAACTAACTTCTGGTACATGTGGGAAACTACCTTTGCTTTCAGAACCCAAAGTTCCGCACAGGAATTACGTCGTTATATGCACCAAATGATTTATGAATTCACTCAAATTGAACACTTAGTCGGCGTTAACCGGACCCGTTACAATCAATACGAAAGTATCATGTTGCCACTGATTAACTACTTAAAAGCGCAAGGTTGTCACATTATCCTCAACCGGCGGATTACTGACTTAGACTTTAAAGAGACTAAGATGACCGATGAAATTACAGTTACTGGTATGACGATGACCAACACCGAAACCGATGAAGTTGAACACATCACAGTTGATGATGACACTGCTGTTATCTTCACAAATGGGTCAATTACAGATTCTGCAACCCTTGGCGATTATAATACACCAGCACCTGAAAATATGGATTACGGTGCTGCAGCTGGTTTATGGAAGCAAATTGCTTCTAAATTCTATAACCTTGGCAATCCCGATAAATTCTTCGCTGACCGCAATGCCAGTGAATGGGTCAGCTTCACTTTAACCACTAAGAACCATACGCTCTTAAACGAAATTGAACGGATTACCACTCAAATTCCAGGGAATGCGTTAAACTCATTCCTATCCACAAAACCAATTACACCACTTGGTCAAAAAGATGTTAATATGTCGATTGTTGTTCACCACCAACCTCACTTCACAACGCAAAAACCAAACGAAGCGGTTATCTGGGGTTACTTCCTCTATCCACGTCGAAGCGGTGAATTCGTGGACAAACCTTATATCGAAATGACGGGTAAGGAAATGCTGCAAGAATTGATTGGTCAACTATCAAAAGTTGATCCTGGCCCAATCAATATCCGCGAAAAAGAAGCTGAAATCATGGACAGTGTCATCAACAACATCCCGGTCTATATGCCATATGCTTCAGCACTCTTCAACAATCGTGCCAAGACAGACCGCCCCGAAGTCATCCCTGAACATTCAACCAACTTAGCCTTCACTGGTGAATTTGTTGAACAACCTTATCAGATGATTTTCACTGAACAAAGTGCCGTGCGTTCTGGCGAAATCGCGGCTTACCACTTTGCTGGGATCCCAATGGCAAAATTAGTCGACACACCACGTTATGATCGTGACATCAAGACATTGATGCGCGCTACTAAGAAAATGTTTGAATAA
- a CDS encoding XRE family transcriptional regulator — MNIGQQIKQNRLKREWTQEYLAQLLNVSRSTVSSWEVGRNYPDLETIVAISDLFAISLDKLLREDSVMTKEVSKRIHMNKYYKIALTIITVILLGLVISNRRLSLLEQRYRANLSHYGWHLDKDDSPYANNSAYELKKGDMTYYTNILPTGYNPIPLEERKVNIITRQNGHVVDVLDSQHITVVFSKSNDANLKYQGSVQVNLTGELIADQPRLKNVKKAYFKAYLKQHQKIYQTLIQNSLEKKQEIITKR; from the coding sequence ATGAACATTGGTCAACAAATCAAACAAAATAGATTGAAACGGGAATGGACCCAAGAATACTTAGCGCAGCTGTTGAATGTATCACGTTCGACAGTTTCAAGTTGGGAAGTTGGCCGTAATTATCCCGATTTAGAAACAATTGTGGCGATTAGTGATTTATTTGCTATTTCTCTTGATAAATTATTACGGGAGGACAGTGTCATGACCAAAGAAGTTTCAAAACGGATACACATGAACAAGTATTATAAAATCGCCTTGACGATAATTACAGTTATTTTATTAGGATTGGTGATTAGTAATCGACGCCTAAGCCTACTGGAACAACGTTATCGGGCGAATTTAAGCCATTATGGCTGGCATCTTGATAAGGATGATAGTCCATATGCTAACAATAGTGCGTATGAACTTAAGAAGGGGGATATGACCTATTACACTAATATTCTACCAACTGGTTATAATCCAATTCCATTGGAAGAACGTAAGGTGAATATTATCACGCGACAAAATGGACACGTTGTTGATGTTTTAGATAGTCAGCATATTACCGTCGTCTTTTCGAAGTCAAATGATGCCAATCTAAAGTATCAAGGTAGTGTTCAAGTTAATCTAACAGGTGAACTGATTGCTGATCAACCACGATTAAAGAATGTTAAGAAAGCGTATTTTAAAGCGTATTTAAAACAGCACCAAAAGATTTATCAAACCTTAATTCAAAATAGTCTCGAGAAAAAGCAAGAGATTATTACTAAACGGTAG
- a CDS encoding DUF1275 domain-containing protein, whose product MTDKMATSDKVLYGGLLAAAGGFDSYTFLVHGQVFAGLQTGNLILLGTHIGQLKWSVLIQHITPILAFMLGTILTRVVQHHFKEADSINKRQRLILGVEIAVLTVIAGVSPYIPDLLASASVSMIAAAQLQEFRELNGGPFTSLMMTGNVRTLAESLYDGIFKKNAQALEKAWEILRIIISFTLGAVMTGLCVSLLGERTIILSAVFLLVTLLILQVNPHKKI is encoded by the coding sequence ATGACAGATAAAATGGCAACAAGTGACAAAGTACTATACGGTGGCTTATTAGCTGCTGCAGGAGGCTTTGACTCCTATACCTTTTTAGTGCACGGACAAGTTTTTGCTGGCCTACAGACGGGGAACTTAATCTTATTGGGGACGCATATTGGGCAATTGAAATGGTCAGTATTAATTCAGCATATTACGCCCATCTTGGCCTTCATGCTAGGCACGATTTTAACGCGGGTTGTGCAACATCACTTCAAGGAAGCTGATTCAATTAATAAACGGCAACGACTGATTTTAGGGGTTGAAATTGCTGTTTTGACGGTGATTGCTGGGGTATCACCATATATTCCTGATTTGTTAGCGAGCGCGTCGGTTTCGATGATTGCTGCCGCACAATTACAAGAATTCCGGGAATTAAACGGGGGACCATTCACCTCATTGATGATGACTGGGAACGTCCGGACACTCGCAGAAAGTTTATACGATGGCATTTTTAAAAAGAATGCCCAGGCGCTTGAGAAAGCTTGGGAAATTCTAAGAATCATCATTAGCTTTACATTAGGCGCAGTAATGACCGGTCTTTGTGTCTCACTATTGGGTGAACGAACGATTATTTTATCAGCCGTCTTTTTACTGGTAACCTTATTAATTTTACAGGTTAACCCGCATAAAAAAATCTAA
- a CDS encoding divalent metal cation transporter, with protein MNKVKGPKKHKLIEYANGPSLEEINGTVEVPEGKTFWKTLLAYSGPGALVAVGYMDPGNWSTSITGGQSFQYLLMSVILVSSLIAMLLQYMAAKLGIVTQMDLAQAIRARTSKSLGIVLWVLTELAIMATDIAEVIGAAIALYLLFNIPLVIAVFITILDVMLLLLLTKVGFRKIEAIVVALIVVIFVVFAYEVALSNPDWAGVIVGLVPTAKTFATTPNVGGLSPLSGALGIIGATVMPHNLYLHSAISQTRKIDRNNEEQIAQTVRFSTWDSNIQLTMAFFVNALLLIMGVAVFKTGAVKDPSFFGLFEALSDTSTMSNGILASVARTGILSTLFAVALLASGQNSTITGTLTGQVIMEGFVHLRMPLWLRRLVTRLLSVIPVLICVMMTSNKPPLEEHQALNTLMNNSQVFLAFALPFSMLPLLMFTDSRVEMGERFKNTLVIRVLGWLSVIGLTYLNMLGLPSQIEAFFGDQATVAQLALADKIAYVLIAAVLALLVWMVVELYKGNQRFEQQLAAQAAE; from the coding sequence ATGAATAAAGTTAAGGGACCCAAAAAGCATAAATTGATTGAATATGCTAATGGGCCATCTTTAGAAGAAATTAATGGAACAGTTGAAGTACCTGAGGGCAAAACATTTTGGAAAACGTTATTAGCCTATTCAGGACCAGGAGCGTTAGTGGCAGTCGGGTATATGGATCCAGGTAACTGGTCGACCTCAATTACAGGTGGTCAGAGTTTCCAATACTTATTGATGTCCGTGATTTTGGTGTCTAGTTTAATCGCGATGTTGTTACAATATATGGCGGCTAAGTTAGGCATTGTAACTCAAATGGACTTGGCACAAGCAATCAGGGCCAGAACCAGTAAATCATTGGGAATTGTATTATGGGTTTTAACAGAATTGGCCATTATGGCGACCGATATTGCCGAAGTGATTGGGGCGGCGATTGCCCTGTACTTACTGTTTAACATCCCACTAGTGATTGCGGTCTTTATTACGATTTTAGATGTCATGCTATTATTATTATTAACAAAAGTTGGTTTTAGAAAAATTGAAGCAATTGTGGTAGCGTTAATCGTCGTGATTTTTGTGGTCTTTGCTTATGAAGTTGCTTTATCGAATCCTGATTGGGCAGGGGTAATTGTTGGGTTAGTACCAACTGCTAAAACATTCGCAACGACGCCTAACGTCGGTGGGTTATCGCCACTATCAGGTGCGCTAGGGATTATTGGTGCGACTGTGATGCCACATAATCTCTATTTACATTCTGCTATTTCACAAACGCGGAAAATTGACCGCAATAATGAAGAACAAATTGCACAAACCGTCCGTTTTTCAACGTGGGATTCAAATATTCAATTGACGATGGCCTTTTTCGTGAATGCACTCTTGTTAATCATGGGAGTTGCCGTCTTCAAAACGGGTGCGGTCAAAGATCCGTCATTCTTCGGCTTATTTGAAGCTTTATCTGACACGTCTACAATGAGTAACGGAATTCTAGCGAGCGTGGCGCGGACCGGGATTTTATCAACATTGTTTGCGGTAGCTTTACTAGCATCTGGTCAAAATTCAACCATTACGGGGACCCTAACCGGTCAAGTGATTATGGAAGGTTTTGTTCACTTACGGATGCCGCTTTGGTTACGGCGGTTAGTGACACGCTTGTTATCTGTGATTCCCGTATTAATCTGTGTCATGATGACCAGCAATAAACCACCATTAGAAGAACATCAAGCGCTGAATACATTGATGAATAATTCCCAAGTTTTCTTAGCCTTTGCCCTACCATTTTCGATGCTACCGCTCTTGATGTTTACCGATAGTCGGGTCGAAATGGGCGAACGGTTCAAAAATACACTTGTAATCCGCGTATTGGGCTGGTTATCTGTAATCGGATTAACTTACCTCAATATGCTTGGTTTACCCAGTCAAATTGAAGCCTTTTTCGGAGATCAGGCGACCGTAGCGCAATTAGCGTTAGCGGATAAGATCGCCTATGTTTTAATTGCTGCAGTTTTAGCACTGCTCGTTTGGATGGTAGTTGAATTGTATAAAGGCAATCAACGATTTGAACAGCAACTCGCGGCTCAAGCTGCAGAATAA
- a CDS encoding aldo/keto reductase, which yields MQKLSALTAPMTLSNGVTIPGLGYGTYQTPNEETKKAVLEALSVGYRHIDTAAVYGNEQGVGDALKESDIAREDIFVTSKLWNTERGYDATKAAFAQTIATLGVDYLDLYLIHWPANTKQFGAKAAELNAETWRAMEDLYNEGKIRAIGVSNFMPHHLDELMKTAVIKPMVNQIEVHPGWPQAAAVRYNQAHDILVEAWAPLGEASALSNETIAAIATKHGKTAAQVCLRWGIQQGVLPLPKSTHQERMAQNTDIFDFELTDAEMTQISALENLGGQCMVPDDVDF from the coding sequence ATGCAAAAATTATCTGCCTTAACAGCCCCAATGACTTTAAGCAACGGTGTTACCATTCCAGGATTAGGTTATGGCACATACCAAACACCTAACGAAGAAACGAAAAAAGCGGTCTTAGAAGCTTTATCAGTTGGCTATCGCCATATCGATACGGCTGCCGTTTATGGTAATGAACAGGGTGTTGGTGATGCTTTGAAAGAAAGTGATATCGCTCGTGAAGACATCTTTGTGACAAGTAAGTTATGGAATACAGAACGGGGCTATGACGCTACTAAGGCGGCATTTGCGCAAACAATTGCAACCTTAGGTGTTGATTACTTAGATTTATATTTGATTCATTGGCCAGCGAATACCAAACAATTTGGTGCCAAAGCAGCTGAATTAAATGCTGAAACTTGGCGGGCAATGGAAGACCTATATAATGAAGGTAAAATTCGTGCAATTGGGGTTTCTAACTTTATGCCACACCATTTAGATGAACTCATGAAGACTGCTGTTATCAAACCAATGGTTAATCAAATTGAAGTGCATCCAGGCTGGCCACAAGCAGCAGCTGTGCGTTATAATCAAGCCCATGATATCTTAGTTGAAGCTTGGGCGCCACTTGGCGAAGCCAGTGCGCTTTCGAATGAAACGATTGCAGCAATTGCTACGAAACACGGTAAAACAGCTGCGCAAGTTTGTCTTCGTTGGGGGATTCAACAAGGTGTGTTACCATTACCTAAGTCAACCCATCAAGAACGTATGGCGCAAAATACCGACATCTTTGACTTTGAATTAACAGATGCCGAAATGACCCAAATCAGTGCTTTGGAAAACTTAGGCGGTCAATGCATGGTGCCAGATGACGTTGATTTTTAA
- a CDS encoding sodium:proton antiporter → MNEFYLVALLLVGVIVVNVVEQLVPRIPEAFLLIAMGLGLSLMPVFHNFQLEPEFFMLLIIAPLMFIDGQKQSFANIRKRFQGIFLLSVVLAVVTAVVVGVMTKQIEARWTFPLALALAAIVTPTDAVAVKSMTGNNDMPKGVGEALELESLFNDATGLVMLDLALSVLSKGTFSVVEGIGHFLFVAVGGVVVGIIGGFLLVMLRFNLNRHGKNPELTTIPISLLTPFAIYLLAEHFGVSGILAVVATGIEHNWEADRLRLTSTNVQLTSRTIWNILADILNDFVFLILGISLPEVARNMMQMGWWRAAALLGVSVLIYVAMWIVRYVWVLRGDSPWISAFFGDRKGDERPFFARLFAVSGIHGTVTLAMAFSLPNKIAGHAFPYRDELITIATFVILISMIVSAIVLPHKLPQKTEAYTMADLDHIRNKMVDYVILQMRSQIEDHAVREALTDQLQSQKSNRLTVDRVQATANYNALLSETKEVVDNFLHCDDVNNRYSPEVVNLYDRIFQRVLVESKRDHLGLRMKHSVKHWKKELLWHTSHRVITKKQRLRFHDAKMANNPQYSERVENWQATRDSLLALNNEVTDTIDQYLDTVLENRLKQKHSDNDFVYLVRRTMNHFCAHIKHDYQKGATVVPDILYVQAFQHEYDFVQQGINAGYINQSIAGVLYTEINQAQLLQLQQFQETDMALIEA, encoded by the coding sequence ATGAATGAATTTTACTTAGTGGCGCTACTATTAGTTGGGGTCATTGTGGTCAACGTGGTCGAACAACTTGTGCCACGAATACCAGAAGCTTTCTTATTAATTGCGATGGGGCTAGGTCTTTCGTTGATGCCGGTGTTCCACAATTTTCAGTTGGAACCTGAATTTTTCATGTTACTGATCATTGCGCCGTTGATGTTTATCGATGGGCAAAAGCAATCGTTTGCCAATATTCGCAAGAGATTCCAAGGGATTTTCTTACTCTCGGTCGTCTTAGCGGTTGTAACGGCAGTGGTAGTTGGTGTTATGACCAAGCAAATTGAGGCTCGGTGGACGTTCCCATTAGCGCTTGCGCTAGCCGCAATTGTCACCCCAACGGATGCAGTCGCAGTTAAATCAATGACCGGTAACAATGATATGCCCAAAGGTGTCGGCGAGGCCCTCGAACTTGAATCGCTATTTAATGATGCGACTGGGTTGGTGATGTTGGATCTTGCCTTGTCAGTGCTCTCAAAAGGGACGTTCTCGGTTGTTGAAGGCATTGGCCACTTTCTATTTGTAGCTGTTGGTGGGGTCGTTGTCGGTATTATTGGCGGGTTCTTATTGGTAATGCTCCGTTTTAACTTGAATCGGCATGGCAAAAATCCGGAATTAACGACAATTCCGATTAGTTTATTGACGCCGTTTGCGATTTACTTATTAGCAGAACATTTTGGGGTTTCCGGGATTTTAGCCGTGGTTGCGACTGGAATTGAACATAATTGGGAAGCGGATCGTCTACGGTTGACATCAACGAACGTTCAACTCACTTCACGAACTATTTGGAATATTCTAGCAGATATTCTGAACGACTTTGTTTTTTTAATCTTGGGAATTTCATTACCAGAAGTCGCACGAAATATGATGCAAATGGGTTGGTGGAGAGCCGCTGCCTTATTAGGGGTCAGCGTTTTAATCTATGTTGCGATGTGGATTGTTCGCTATGTTTGGGTATTACGTGGCGATAGTCCTTGGATTTCAGCCTTCTTTGGTGATCGAAAAGGGGATGAGCGGCCATTTTTTGCCCGTTTATTCGCAGTCAGTGGCATTCACGGTACGGTGACGTTAGCGATGGCTTTTTCACTACCGAACAAGATTGCCGGGCACGCCTTTCCATATCGGGATGAATTAATTACGATTGCGACCTTCGTCATTTTAATCAGTATGATAGTTAGTGCGATTGTGTTACCCCATAAGTTACCACAAAAAACGGAAGCTTATACGATGGCCGATTTGGATCACATTCGCAATAAGATGGTTGACTATGTTATCTTGCAAATGCGTTCTCAAATTGAAGACCATGCCGTCCGCGAAGCGCTAACGGACCAGCTTCAATCACAAAAGAGCAATCGACTAACGGTTGATCGCGTACAAGCGACGGCTAATTATAATGCATTGTTGAGTGAAACTAAGGAAGTAGTGGATAATTTCCTCCATTGCGATGATGTTAATAATCGCTACAGTCCAGAGGTTGTTAATCTATATGACCGAATTTTTCAACGGGTGTTAGTTGAATCTAAACGCGATCATCTCGGGTTACGCATGAAACATTCGGTTAAACATTGGAAGAAAGAACTTCTTTGGCACACAAGCCATCGCGTGATTACGAAGAAACAGCGGTTACGTTTCCATGATGCGAAAATGGCCAATAATCCCCAATATTCAGAGCGGGTTGAGAATTGGCAAGCCACCCGGGATTCTTTATTAGCCCTTAATAATGAAGTGACCGATACAATTGATCAATATCTCGATACCGTTTTGGAGAACCGCTTAAAGCAAAAGCATAGTGATAATGATTTTGTTTATCTGGTTCGCCGAACGATGAATCACTTCTGTGCACACATCAAACATGATTATCAAAAAGGGGCCACAGTAGTCCCCGATATCTTGTATGTCCAGGCTTTCCAGCATGAATATGATTTTGTGCAACAAGGGATTAATGCTGGCTATATTAATCAATCGATTGCCGGTGTGCTGTATACCGAAATTAACCAAGCGCAGTTATTACAACTGCAACAATTCCAAGAAACGGATATGGCGTTAATTGAAGCTTAA
- a CDS encoding GNAT family N-acetyltransferase, translating to MSIEKVTLDQLKALQTISIQTFTDTFGADNSKQDLADYLESAYNDLQLTSEITNPNSAFYFIKHNDDIAGYLKLNSNDAQTEKSAPDSLEVERIYILPTFKRLGLGTQLIEYAIKTAQDMHKAHIWLGVWEHNTGALAFYTKLGFKQIGDHIFQLGDDAQRDLIMQKALK from the coding sequence ATGTCAATTGAAAAAGTCACTCTAGACCAACTTAAAGCATTACAAACCATCAGTATTCAAACCTTCACCGACACTTTCGGTGCTGACAATTCAAAACAGGATTTAGCTGATTATTTAGAATCTGCCTACAATGATCTACAACTTACTTCAGAAATTACTAATCCTAATTCGGCTTTCTACTTCATTAAACACAATGACGATATTGCTGGTTACCTTAAATTAAACAGTAACGACGCTCAAACTGAAAAATCTGCGCCAGATTCACTGGAAGTTGAACGTATCTATATTCTACCAACTTTTAAACGACTGGGCCTGGGCACGCAACTCATCGAATATGCGATTAAAACAGCTCAAGACATGCATAAAGCCCATATTTGGCTCGGTGTTTGGGAACACAATACTGGCGCACTTGCCTTTTATACCAAGTTAGGCTTCAAGCAAATTGGTGATCATATCTTCCAACTCGGTGATGACGCGCAACGCGATTTGATTATGCAAAAAGCGTTAAAATAA